The following proteins are co-located in the Sporosarcina pasteurii genome:
- a CDS encoding ABC transporter permease, whose amino-acid sequence MVLYILKRFFMMIITILIVATLTFFLMHKIPGSPFDEERTSNPAIQENLERFYKLDQPVSVQYVNYLKSIATFDFGPSIKKPNETVNSLLARGFPISLELGLVTILVAIISGVILGTFAALRHNGIIDYSAMTFAVIGISVPNFVLATLLIQKVAVDWQLLPPATWSSPLHMILPTFALATGPTAIIARLTRSSMLEVLTQDYIKMARAKGLSPFRIVTRHALRNALMPVVTIMGTMLAGILTGTFVIEKILAIPGMGKYFVDSINNRDYPVIMGTTVFYSAFLVFMLFLVDIVYGFLDPRIKLHKKEGDV is encoded by the coding sequence ATGGTATTATACATACTAAAACGTTTTTTTATGATGATTATTACAATCCTTATCGTTGCCACATTGACATTTTTTTTAATGCATAAGATTCCAGGTTCACCGTTTGATGAGGAGCGAACTTCGAATCCAGCTATCCAGGAAAACTTAGAACGATTTTATAAACTAGATCAGCCAGTCTCTGTGCAATATGTAAATTACTTAAAATCGATTGCAACGTTTGACTTTGGGCCTTCTATTAAAAAACCAAATGAGACGGTGAATAGTTTGCTTGCGCGGGGATTTCCAATTTCATTGGAGCTTGGCCTCGTGACCATTCTCGTTGCAATTATTTCCGGGGTAATACTAGGGACATTTGCTGCACTGCGGCATAATGGCATCATTGATTATTCAGCAATGACCTTTGCTGTCATTGGTATTTCCGTCCCGAACTTTGTACTTGCAACATTGTTAATTCAAAAGGTTGCGGTCGATTGGCAATTGCTTCCCCCAGCTACTTGGAGCAGTCCGTTGCATATGATTTTACCGACTTTTGCACTTGCGACAGGACCGACAGCCATTATCGCACGTTTAACGAGGTCTAGTATGTTGGAAGTGTTAACCCAAGATTATATTAAAATGGCACGTGCAAAAGGGCTTTCACCGTTTCGAATCGTAACTAGACATGCCTTACGAAATGCGTTAATGCCTGTCGTGACAATTATGGGAACGATGCTTGCAGGGATTTTAACAGGAACTTTTGTGATAGAGAAAATCCTTGCAATTCCGGGGATGGGAAAGTATTTCGTAGACAGTATTAATAATCGAGATTATCCAGTGATTATGGGGACAACTGTTTTTTATAGTGCTTTTCTTGTTTTTATGCTATTCCTTGTTGACATTGTCTACGGTTTTCTTGATCCGCGGATTAAATTGCATAAGAAGGAGGGGGATGTGTGA
- a CDS encoding ABC transporter ATP-binding protein — translation MDKESEKMLSVQNLHVAFTTFGGEVQAVRGVTFDLDKGETLAIVGESGCGKSVTANAIMGLIPEPAGKIKAGQVIFQEHDMTKLNKTQLRKIQGVDISMIFQDPMTALNPTLKIGEQLIEGVRTHYKLSKLDAKKKAIDMLELVGIPSAEERLNQYPHQFSGGMRQRIVIAIALICEPKLLIADEPTTALDVTIQAQILELFEEIQEKTGVSIILITHDLGVVAKIADRIAVMYAGRIIEIGLKREIFYHPQHPYTKGLLNSVPRLDLKDEELEPIEGTPPDLFSPPSGCSFTARCPFAMEVCDLVYPTDTHLTNDHIVNCWLQDERAIQMQG, via the coding sequence ATGGATAAGGAAAGTGAGAAGATGCTTTCCGTTCAGAATTTGCACGTTGCATTTACAACATTTGGTGGAGAAGTTCAGGCGGTTCGTGGTGTTACATTTGATTTAGATAAAGGAGAAACCCTTGCAATCGTTGGGGAGTCAGGGTGTGGAAAAAGTGTAACGGCGAACGCAATTATGGGGTTAATTCCTGAACCGGCCGGGAAAATTAAAGCGGGCCAAGTCATTTTTCAAGAACACGATATGACAAAGTTAAATAAAACCCAATTAAGGAAGATTCAAGGGGTAGACATCTCGATGATTTTTCAGGACCCGATGACTGCACTAAATCCGACTTTGAAAATAGGAGAGCAGTTAATCGAAGGGGTGCGCACCCATTATAAACTATCCAAATTGGACGCGAAGAAAAAAGCGATAGATATGTTGGAACTTGTAGGCATTCCAAGTGCTGAAGAAAGGTTAAATCAGTATCCGCATCAGTTTTCAGGGGGGATGCGTCAAAGGATTGTCATAGCCATTGCGTTAATTTGTGAGCCAAAACTGCTCATTGCAGATGAACCGACAACGGCGCTCGATGTGACAATCCAGGCACAAATCTTGGAGCTATTTGAAGAGATTCAAGAAAAGACGGGCGTTTCAATTATATTAATCACGCATGATCTTGGTGTCGTTGCAAAAATTGCTGACCGAATTGCGGTGATGTATGCGGGGAGAATCATTGAGATTGGATTAAAGCGAGAAATTTTTTATCATCCGCAACACCCTTATACAAAGGGCCTATTAAACTCTGTTCCTCGCTTAGATTTAAAAGATGAAGAGCTAGAACCAATAGAAGGGACACCGCCGGATTTATTTTCACCGCCAAGTGGTTGTTCATTCACAGCTAGATGTCCGTTTGCAATGGAAGTGTGTGACTTAGTGTATCCAACAGACACGCATTTGACGAACGACCACATAGTAAACTGTTGGCTACAAGATGAACGAGCCATTCAGATGCAAGGATAA
- a CDS encoding ABC transporter permease, translating into MTKSGQEFGTRKSVQDEWFKPLKRERHQAESVVRPSISYWRDAWQRLRKNKLAMTGLFFLSLLTLFAVFGPILSPHSVTEMNLPNQNLPPSATHWFGTDEMGRDVFTRTWYGARISLFVGVMAALIDFFIGIIYGGISGYKGGLTDTIMMRIIEVLYGLPHLLVVILLLVVMGPSLTTIIIALTITGWVGMARIVRGQVLQIKNYEFITATKSYGASTPRIIRKHLLPNTMGPIIVQMTLTVPSAIFAEAFLSFLGLGIQAPFASWGVMANDALPVILSGHWWRLFFPAFFISMTMFAFNVLGDGMQDALDPKLRR; encoded by the coding sequence ATGACTAAAAGTGGACAAGAGTTTGGAACCCGTAAAAGTGTTCAGGACGAATGGTTTAAACCACTTAAAAGGGAGAGGCATCAAGCCGAGTCGGTAGTTCGTCCCTCTATCTCTTATTGGCGCGATGCATGGCAACGACTACGGAAAAATAAACTTGCGATGACGGGATTATTTTTTCTATCCCTTTTGACACTTTTTGCAGTGTTTGGTCCGATTTTATCGCCTCACTCCGTTACAGAAATGAATTTACCGAACCAAAACTTACCTCCATCAGCAACCCATTGGTTTGGGACCGATGAAATGGGCAGAGACGTTTTCACACGAACATGGTACGGAGCTAGGATTTCGTTGTTTGTAGGTGTGATGGCAGCGCTAATCGACTTTTTTATTGGCATTATTTACGGCGGCATTAGCGGATATAAGGGTGGATTGACCGATACGATTATGATGCGGATTATTGAAGTTTTATATGGTCTTCCGCATTTGCTTGTTGTCATATTATTGTTAGTCGTGATGGGGCCAAGCCTAACGACAATTATAATTGCCTTAACGATTACTGGTTGGGTTGGCATGGCACGTATTGTAAGAGGGCAAGTTTTGCAAATTAAAAATTATGAGTTTATCACCGCTACAAAGTCATACGGGGCGTCAACGCCGAGAATTATTCGAAAGCATTTACTCCCTAATACAATGGGGCCAATTATCGTTCAAATGACATTAACTGTCCCGAGTGCTATTTTTGCGGAAGCATTTTTAAGTTTTCTTGGACTAGGGATACAAGCCCCTTTTGCCAGTTGGGGAGTAATGGCCAATGATGCTTTGCCTGTTATTTTATCAGGACATTGGTGGCGTTTATTTTTCCCGGCATTTTTCATCTCAATGACGATGTTTGCGTTTAATGTGCTCGGCGATGGCATGCAAGATGCACTGGATCCGAAATTAAGGAGGTGA